The following are encoded in a window of Xyrauchen texanus isolate HMW12.3.18 chromosome 42, RBS_HiC_50CHRs, whole genome shotgun sequence genomic DNA:
- the LOC127634933 gene encoding leucine-rich repeat-containing protein 4B-like gives MQAAITGLFSPSPLVWLVQLLLWPHLLGPRLAEASPACPAPCSCSNQASRVICTRKGINDVPPSISSNTRYLNLQENSIQVIRSDTFKHLSHLEILQLSKNQIRQIEVGAFNGLPNLITLELFDNRLPLVPSQAFEYLSKLRELWLRNNPIETLPAYAFHRVPSLRRLDLGELRKLGFISEAAFEGLVNLRFLNLGMCGLKDVPKLTPLVRLEELELSGNQLGIVRPGSFQGLVSLRKLWLMHSRISVIERNAFDDLKNLEELNLSHNTLHSLPHDLFTPLQQLERVHLNHNPWVCNCDVLWLSWWLKETVPDNSTCCARCHAPPGTKGRYIGDLDQRDFTCYAPVIVEPPTDLNVTEGMAAELKCRTGTSMTSVNWLTPNGTLMTHGAYKVRISVLHDGTLNFTNVTMQDTGPYTCMVTNSAGNTTATAVLNVSAPDPGNGYSYFTTVTVETLETVQDVHDSARQFVNETFISVPGPTAASASAGPTGSMLSSLSPRTTRAPDHPFTVSITDVANLSGLEDVMKTTKIIIGCFVAITFMAAVMLVVFYKLRKQHQLHKHHGPARAIEIINVEDEIGSGGASGITGGGTIHRGAGTGGGGQSPRIHDPEIMILPSVGQTEHLNHYYKAHHFNNNVLGLNMGTGMLNNKPNPSSQNQAPTMKLVTASGDNSKPGSTSPPLPIPIPMAMTFHGTLKGLSHVPNMQTEPLLLSNGSKESVQETQI, from the exons ATGCAGGCTGCTATAACAGGCCTTTTCAGCCCCTCCCCCCTCGTCTGGTTGGTCCAGCTGTTGTTGTGGCCACACCTCCTTGGACCTAGATTGGCCGAGGCCAGTCCAGCCTGCCCTGCTCCCTGTAGCTGTTCCAATCAAGCCAGTCGAGTGATCTGTACAAGAAAAGGCATAAATGATGTTCCACCGAGTATCTCGTCTAATACTAGATACCTCAATCTGCAGGAGAACTCCATACAG GTGATTAGATCAGACACCTTCAAGCACCTCAGTCACCTGGAAATTTTGCAGTTGTCTAAGAACCAAATTCGTCAAATTGAGGTGGGAGCATTTAATGGCCTTCCAAATCTTATCACCCTGGAGCTGTTTGACAACAGACTACCGCTGGTTCCGTCCCAGGCGTTTGAGTACCTGAGCAAACTACGTGAACTCTGGCTGAGAAACAACCCCATAGAAACACTCCCAGCGTACGCCTTCCACCGCGTGCCGTCACTACGGAGGCTAGACCTTGGCGAGTTGCGCAAACTCGGCTTCATCTCGGAGGCCGCATTTGAAGGTCTGGTGAACCTACGTTTCCTGAATCTGGGCATGTGTGGGCTGAAGGACGTACCCAAATTGACACCCCTTGTGCGACTAGAGGAACTGGAGCTATCGGGCAACCAACTGGGCATAGTGCGGCCTGGATCGTTCCAGGGTCTCGTGTCTCTACGTAAACTGTGGCTCATGCACTCTCGGATCTCCGTCATCGAGCGCAATGCCTTTGATGACCTCAAAAACCTGGAGGAGTTAAATCTATCTCATAACACTTTACACTCATTGCCCCACGATCTGTTCACACCACTGCAGCAGTTAGAACGTGTCCACCTGAACCACAACCCTTGGGTCTGCAACTGCGATGTTCTGTGGTTGAGCTGGTGGCTCAAAGAAACCGTGCCTGATAATTCCACTTGTTGTGCACGTTGCCACGCCCCACCTGGCACTAAGGGCAGGTACATTGGAGACCTTGATCAGCGAGACTTCACCTGCTATGCACCTGTGATTGTGGAACCACCAACTGACCTCAACGTGACAGAAGGAATGGCAGCTGAGCTGAAATGCCGTACAGGGACATCTATGACTTCTGTTAACTGGCTGACCCCTAATGGAACCTTGATGACTCATGGTGCATACAAGGTCAGAATCTCTGTCCTGCATGATGGAACCCTGAATTTTACCAATGTGACCATGCAAGACACAGGTCCATACACATGTATGGTGACCAACTCGGCCGGCAACACCACGGCAACAGCTGTGTTGAATGTCTCAGCACCTGACCCAGGCAATGGCTACAGCTACTTCACAACTGTTACCGTTGAAACTTTAGAGACGGTGCAAGATGTACACGATTCGGCACGGCAGTTTGTCAATGAGACCTTTATTAGTGTTCCAGGACCAACGGCCGCATCTGCCTCAGCAGGCCCTACCGGCTCGATGCTCTCCTCCTTGTCACCACGAACTACTCGTGCACCGGACCACCCGTTCACAGTCTCCATTACAGATGTCGCTAACCTGTCAGGTCTTGAGGATGTAATGAAAACGACCAAGATCATCATTGGCTGCTTTGTGGCCATCACCTTCATGGCCGCCGTGATGTTGGTTGTCTTCTACAAGCTTCGTAAACAGCACCAGCTACACAAACATCACGGTCCAGCCAGAGCCATCGAGATCATCAATGTTGAAGATGAGATCGGATCTGGTGGAGCAAGTGGCATCACAGGAGGAGGTACCATCCATAGGGGGGCCGGAACAGGTGGAGGGGGGCAGAGTCCTAGGATCCATGACCCAGAGATCATGATCCTGCCCAGTGTCGGGCAAACAGAGCACCTAAACCACTACTATAAAGCGCATCACTTCAACAACAATGTTCTGGGGTTAAACATGGGAACTGGGATGCTTAACAACAAACCCAACCCTTCCTCCCAGAATCAGGCTCCAACCATGAAATTGGTGACCGCATCTGGTGACAACTCCAAACCTGGATCAACCTCACCTCCCCTGCCAATTCCCATCCCCATGGCGATGACCTTCCATGGAACCCTGAAAGGCCTTAGTCATGTTCCCAATATGCAGACTGAGCCACTGTTGCTATCGAATGGCTCCAAGGAAAGTGTCCAGGAGACCCAGATCTGA